Proteins co-encoded in one Rhodococcus sp. PAMC28707 genomic window:
- a CDS encoding Type 1 glutamine amidotransferase-like domain-containing protein, with translation MKMFLASYRFGDHVEKFLALTGTPGRVAVIASAADGWPSAARQSAVTTEVRDLRELGFDPHELDLRSFIDRPEQLAKELDRYGTVWVRGGNTFVLRAQLSRSGADFAIARRVRDGTLTYGGYSAGACVVSTTLRGIEAADDPEEVLPATGTEVVWNGLGLIDFAIVPHFGSILDDNGSGPKMVSQYQRENIPYRTLTDEQVVVIDGELPVLL, from the coding sequence ATGAAAATGTTCTTGGCGTCGTATCGATTCGGTGATCACGTCGAGAAGTTCCTCGCGTTGACGGGAACACCGGGACGCGTTGCTGTCATCGCCTCAGCTGCCGACGGATGGCCGAGCGCCGCCCGCCAGTCGGCAGTCACCACCGAAGTACGAGATCTGCGGGAGCTCGGATTCGATCCACACGAACTCGACCTCCGTTCGTTCATCGACCGTCCTGAGCAACTGGCGAAGGAGCTCGATCGCTACGGCACAGTCTGGGTTCGTGGTGGCAACACCTTTGTTCTCCGTGCGCAATTGAGCCGCAGCGGCGCGGACTTCGCGATCGCACGTCGAGTGCGCGATGGGACCCTCACCTACGGCGGTTACAGCGCAGGCGCGTGTGTCGTGTCGACCACCTTGCGCGGAATCGAGGCGGCCGACGATCCGGAAGAGGTGTTACCGGCAACCGGCACCGAAGTTGTGTGGAACGGGCTGGGCCTGATCGATTTCGCGATAGTTCCACATTTCGGATCGATCCTCGACGACAACGGTTCCGGACCGAAGATGGTCTCGCAGTATCAGCGAGAAAACATCCCGTACCGGACTCTGACCGACGAGCAGGTCGTCGTGATCGACGGCGAACTACCTGTCCTTCTTTAA
- a CDS encoding HIT family protein, with translation MIECVFCGIVEGDLPATIVFETDDVLAFLDIRPVARGHIVVVPKVHAADLDSLDPTLGAAVFAAGHRLSRALRRSDLNTDGANLVVNDGRAAFQTVFHTHLHVVPRWTGDKLRFAGGFVFRRLRKPEETADAIREGLDRLSREGRP, from the coding sequence ATGATCGAGTGCGTTTTTTGCGGCATCGTCGAAGGCGACTTACCGGCGACGATCGTGTTCGAAACAGACGACGTATTGGCGTTTCTGGATATTCGCCCTGTCGCCAGGGGCCACATCGTGGTTGTCCCGAAAGTGCACGCAGCTGATCTCGACTCGTTGGATCCAACACTCGGCGCGGCAGTATTCGCGGCCGGTCATCGACTTTCACGCGCACTTCGACGTTCGGATCTGAATACCGACGGCGCCAACCTCGTTGTCAACGACGGGCGGGCCGCTTTCCAGACCGTCTTCCACACCCATCTTCATGTCGTACCCAGGTGGACGGGTGACAAGTTGCGCTTCGCGGGAGGGTTCGTCTTTCGACGGTTACGCAAACCGGAGGAGACCGCAGACGCAATCAGGGAGGGCCTCGATCGCTTGTCCCGAGAGGGTCGACCATGA
- a CDS encoding Re/Si-specific NAD(P)(+) transhydrogenase subunit alpha — translation MRVGVVRESLDGERRVALVPKIVASLIGKGVEVIVESGAGLGALIPDELYVSAGATIGDPWGADVVVKVAPPTDAEVAKLSSGSTLIGFLAPRNAENSIGALKAAGVQAFAVEAIPRISRAQVMDALSSQANVAGYKSVLLAASESTRFFPMLTTAAGTVKPATVLVLGVGVAGLQALATAKRLGSRPTGYDVRPEVADQVRSVGAQWLDLGIDAAGEGGYARELTEEERTQQQDALEEAIKGFDVVITTALVPGRPAPRLVTAAAVEGMKPGSVVVDLAGETGGNCELTEPGQTVVKHAVTIASPLNLPATMPEHASELYSKNISALLELMLVDGGLAPDFSDEVLAGACVTREKEN, via the coding sequence GTGCGAGTGGGCGTAGTTCGCGAGTCCTTGGACGGCGAGCGTCGCGTCGCGTTGGTTCCGAAGATCGTGGCGTCGCTGATCGGCAAAGGCGTCGAGGTGATCGTCGAGTCCGGCGCAGGCTTGGGCGCACTGATTCCGGACGAGCTGTACGTTTCGGCCGGCGCGACGATCGGGGACCCTTGGGGTGCCGATGTCGTCGTCAAGGTCGCACCGCCCACCGATGCCGAGGTCGCGAAGCTGTCTTCGGGTTCGACGTTGATCGGATTCCTGGCGCCGCGTAACGCGGAAAACAGTATCGGCGCGCTGAAGGCAGCGGGTGTGCAGGCGTTCGCCGTCGAGGCGATTCCCCGTATCTCGCGCGCGCAGGTCATGGACGCGTTGTCTTCACAGGCGAATGTCGCAGGCTACAAGTCGGTGCTGCTAGCGGCGTCCGAGTCGACAAGATTCTTTCCGATGCTCACCACCGCCGCGGGCACGGTCAAGCCCGCGACAGTATTGGTCCTCGGCGTCGGTGTTGCCGGCTTGCAGGCTTTGGCGACAGCCAAACGTCTCGGCAGTCGTCCGACCGGGTACGACGTGCGCCCCGAGGTTGCCGATCAGGTCCGCTCGGTCGGTGCTCAATGGCTCGACCTCGGGATCGACGCAGCAGGCGAAGGCGGTTACGCCCGCGAACTCACCGAGGAGGAGCGGACGCAGCAACAAGACGCCCTGGAAGAAGCAATCAAGGGTTTCGACGTCGTCATCACGACCGCGTTGGTGCCCGGGCGTCCGGCTCCACGTCTGGTGACGGCCGCGGCCGTCGAGGGCATGAAGCCCGGCAGCGTCGTGGTCGACCTCGCCGGTGAGACCGGCGGAAACTGCGAGTTGACCGAGCCCGGCCAGACCGTCGTCAAGCACGCGGTCACCATCGCCTCGCCGTTGAACCTGCCTGCCACCATGCCCGAGCACGCAAGCGAGTTGTACTCGAAGAACATTTCGGCGTTGCTCGAACTCATGCTCGTCGACGGCGGCCTCGCTCCCGATTTTTCGGACGAGGTCCTCGCCGGTGCATGCGTGACACGTGAGAAGGAGAACTGA
- a CDS encoding NAD(P) transhydrogenase subunit alpha, protein MYTPLLANIAILVLSGFVGFAVISKVPNTLHTPLMSGTNAIHGIVVLGALVVLGKVEDPSIGLQIILFVALVFGTVNVIGGFVVTDRMLSMFKSKPVPVAVAPGSVEKGADS, encoded by the coding sequence ATGTACACCCCACTGCTGGCGAATATCGCGATCCTGGTGTTGTCCGGGTTCGTGGGCTTCGCAGTGATCTCCAAGGTGCCCAACACCTTGCACACCCCGCTGATGTCCGGCACCAACGCAATTCACGGCATCGTCGTGCTCGGTGCACTGGTCGTGCTGGGGAAGGTCGAGGATCCCTCGATCGGTCTGCAGATCATCCTGTTCGTCGCCCTGGTGTTCGGAACTGTCAACGTGATCGGTGGATTCGTCGTCACCGATCGCATGCTCAGCATGTTCAAGTCCAAGCCTGTGCCCGTCGCAGTCGCCCCTGGATCCGTCGAGAAGGGTGCTGACTCCTGA
- a CDS encoding NAD(P)(+) transhydrogenase (Re/Si-specific) subunit beta: MDNLVNILYIVAFGMFIYGLMGLTGPKTAVRGNQIAAVGMFIAVVATLIAIRDTENWILIIVGLVVGVALGIPPARRVKMTGMPQLVALFNGVGGGTVALIAWAEFLDTSGFSDFNHGESPTVHIVIGSLFAAIIGSISFWGSLIAFLKLQETLPGSPITIGKLQQPMNALLLIGAVAAAVVIGINAAPGEGVSQWWIVAVLVLAGILGLTVVLPIGGADMPVVISLLNALTGLSAAAAGLALNNTAMIVAGMIVGASGTILTNLMAKAMNRSIPAIVAGGFGGGDAASGPVGAAGGTAKATSAADAAIQMAYANQVIVVPGYGLAVAQAQHAVKDMAKLLEAKGVEVKYAIHPVAGRMPGHMNVLLAEADVEYDAMKEMDDINDEFSRTDVTLVIGANDVTNPAARNDPSSPIYGMPILNVDQSKSVIVLKRSMSSGFAGIENPLFFAEGTSMLFGDAKKSVSDVTEELKAL, from the coding sequence ATGGACAATCTCGTCAACATTCTCTACATCGTTGCCTTCGGCATGTTCATCTACGGTCTGATGGGTTTGACCGGTCCGAAGACCGCTGTTCGCGGTAACCAGATCGCCGCGGTCGGCATGTTCATCGCAGTCGTCGCGACGCTGATCGCGATTCGGGACACCGAGAATTGGATCCTGATCATCGTCGGCCTCGTCGTCGGTGTCGCTCTGGGTATTCCGCCCGCACGCCGAGTGAAGATGACCGGTATGCCCCAGCTGGTGGCACTGTTCAACGGTGTCGGCGGCGGCACGGTCGCGTTGATCGCTTGGGCAGAGTTCCTCGACACTTCGGGGTTCTCGGACTTCAACCACGGCGAGTCGCCGACGGTGCACATCGTCATCGGTTCGCTGTTCGCGGCGATCATCGGTTCCATCTCGTTCTGGGGTTCGCTCATCGCGTTCCTCAAGCTCCAGGAAACACTGCCGGGCTCTCCGATCACGATCGGAAAGCTGCAGCAGCCGATGAACGCGCTTCTGCTCATCGGCGCCGTCGCCGCAGCGGTAGTTATCGGAATCAACGCCGCCCCTGGCGAAGGTGTCTCGCAGTGGTGGATCGTCGCAGTCTTGGTGCTGGCAGGCATTCTCGGTCTGACGGTGGTGCTGCCGATCGGCGGCGCGGACATGCCAGTGGTCATCTCGCTGCTCAATGCGTTGACCGGCTTGTCGGCCGCGGCCGCAGGCTTGGCGCTGAACAACACGGCAATGATCGTGGCGGGCATGATCGTCGGCGCGTCGGGCACGATCCTGACGAACTTGATGGCCAAGGCCATGAACCGGTCGATTCCGGCAATCGTCGCCGGTGGGTTCGGTGGCGGCGACGCTGCGTCCGGACCAGTGGGGGCCGCTGGTGGCACCGCGAAGGCGACGTCGGCTGCCGATGCTGCTATTCAGATGGCATACGCAAACCAGGTCATCGTCGTTCCCGGTTACGGTCTCGCCGTGGCACAGGCACAGCATGCCGTCAAGGACATGGCCAAGTTGCTCGAAGCGAAGGGTGTCGAGGTCAAGTACGCGATTCACCCTGTTGCCGGCCGCATGCCGGGACACATGAACGTGTTGCTCGCCGAGGCCGACGTCGAGTACGACGCGATGAAGGAAATGGACGACATCAACGACGAGTTCTCTCGCACCGACGTCACCTTGGTGATCGGCGCGAACGATGTCACCAACCCGGCTGCTCGCAACGACCCGTCGTCTCCGATCTACGGGATGCCGATTCTGAACGTCGATCAGTCCAAGTCGGTTATCGTGCTCAAGCGTTCGATGTCCTCCGGATTCGCGGGAATCGAGAATCCGCTCTTCTTCGCCGAGGGCACCTCGATGCTCTTCGGCGACGCCAAGAAGTCGGTGTCCGACGTGACCGAGGAACTCAAGGCGCTGTAG